A single genomic interval of Anopheles marshallii chromosome 2, idAnoMarsDA_429_01, whole genome shotgun sequence harbors:
- the LOC128706681 gene encoding uncharacterized protein LOC128706681, with amino-acid sequence MSAGSGGLGGTASALLKSPQTALQLLLEEINFQRTKEMRQLLKDDGGFVVLQGTTYWTDLFVRHFLFQSEPEHSIDCDDLLFFVRKKHIKGSSRAMPRYETEIEVFRKDSRKLPIGDPDVDWEETVYLNLVIHQFNYTLTLAICTRTSPKELQVLRRHSQKVYASPSRRKMDTKGDSEEITYPHICFMVDNFDEVFHDILVRDGEMVCVELVATDRDGSVQGVIFLGSIRYDALKKVYDARQSSLGSKVAQRMSFGLFSTGGPQTRCEFVRMKGPQGKGHAEMAVTKPKGSGVETPTSEPGFCATDMWDSEWEEDCEEYYNYRHQRRLSDPSANLNNFSRYGWRTKNPGDPGSSYGGSKARSENEGLDCLANEVSEIEAGDLRDDRPASSSVTTVLGTRRSSPVGQCASTNLSTDRCAFVKTSTGETKGGDPLAGTSATKGAPTSTATKTGCCSCFRAPKKRWSDTDSVQMSEMYTPCPACGGNEPEDPSATETERHRLESLELHDSPACLATVSKGRSPLMKHRNVLIVESELEFAGGAKVRTGSATAEKGTAKKKPPTDALSAVKRRENGSKATQSPKKRLSTPVFRSKRTNAGNSASEPSDTAGNKSNGKAKATNALNNNTGLNRRSAPPSAATEATEATEEYEIADDAVSLNGGGGDLLSANSEPLAPALIDPKQRIRVNGREEFPAERNNGTSNGNGNHGGEKQLTTSVTVANIKEHRERRTSNGRSSGNGPSTIGSGRFSLIYRRSKSSSATSAVVSKKDDKKTKATIVPEGRKTNATDGKNTIETPAQPAVKPEEKTTPLDTHATERDINGNPDETTATASTNDGETTEESELSNRAIWAALKELRAKKECSTLPKVKKPSYNSFYARPTILGSEREGTIPAGTVAPPQTTIVNTIPSRRTPDGTDIYYLCDYHPKRNHHGEKELDDGAYNPLWTTKGFTQTFHFWKENRRQQSTPLNAFLTYVTLPWWSIAKDLLDHREQPILTF; translated from the exons ATGGTGGATTCGTCGTCCTGCAGGGCACAACCTACTGGACGGATCTGTTCGTGCGACACTTTCTCTTCCAGTCGGAACCGGAGCACAGTATCGACTGCGACGATCTGCTTTTTTTCGTGCGGAAAAAGCACATCAAGGGCTCGTCCCGTGCCATGCCCCGGTACGAGACGGAAATCGAGGTCTTCCGGAAGGACTCGCGCAAACTGCCGATCGGTGACCCGGACGTCGACTGGGAGGAAACGGTTTACCTCAACCTGGTGATCCACCAGTTTAACTACACGCTCACACTCGCCATCTGTACGCGGACCTCGCCGAAGGAGCTGCAGGTGTTGCGGCGCCACTCGCAGAAGGTGTACGCGTCGCCCAGCCGTCGAAAGATGGACACCAAGGGTGACAGTGAGGAGATCACCTACCCGCACATCTGCTTCATGGTGGATAACTTCGACGAGGTGTTCCATGACATTTTGGTGCGCGATGGTGAGATGGTGTGTGTCGAGCTGGTAGCTACCGATCGGGACGGAAGCGTGCAGGGCGTTATCTTTCTCGGCTCCATTCGTTACGATGCGCTAAAGAAGGTGTACGACGCAAGG CAATCCAGTCTCGGCTCGAAGGTCGCACAACGAATGTCCTTTGGATTGTTTAGTACCGGTGGCCCACAGACACGGTGCGAGTTTGTACGTATGAAAGGTCCACAGGGCAAGGGACACGCGGAGATGGCGGTCACCAAACCGAAGGGTTCGGGCGTTGAAACTCCAACCAGTGAGCCAGG GTTCTGTGCCACTGACATGTGGGACTCCGAATGGGAGGAAGACTGTGAGGAGTATTACAACTATCGGCACCAGCGTCGGCTCAGCGATCCAAGCGCGAATTTGAACAACTTTAGCCGGTACGGTTGGCGCACGAAAAACCCGGGCGATCCCGGCTCATCTTACGGCGGTTCGAAGGCACGGTCGGAAAACGAAGGACTGGACTGTCTAGCGAACGAGGTGTCCGAGATCGAGGCGGGAGATTTGCGCGACG ATCGTCCTGCTTCTTCGTCCGTCACCACCGTATTGGGCACGAGACGATCGTCACCGGTTGGGCAGTGTGCATCTACCAACCTGTCCACCGATCGGTGTGCGTTCGTAAAAACGTCCACCGGCGAAACCAAGGGTGGTGATCCACTAGCGGGAACCTCCGCGACGAAAGGTGCACCTACCTCCACCGCAACCAAGACGGGATGCTGCAGTTGCTTTCGTGCACCGAAAAAGCGCTGGTCCGATACCGACTCGGTTCAGATGTCGGAAATGTACACGCCCTGTCCGGCGTGCGGTGGTAACGAACCGGAGGACCCATCAGCCACCGAAACGGAACGCCACCGGCTCGAATCGCTCGAGCTGCACGACTCCCCTGCCTGTCTGGCGACGGTGTCGAAGGGCCGTTCGCCGCTCATGAAGCACCGCAACGTACTGATCGTGGAAAGCGAGCTGGAGTTTGCAGGCGGGGCCAAAGTCCGTACCGGTTCCGCAACCGCCGAGAAAGGCACCGCCAAGAAGAAACCACCGACCGATGCACTTAGCGCGGTAAAGCGGCGTGAAAATGGATCGAAGGCAACGCAAAGCCCGAAAAAGCGGCTCAGTACACCCGTGTTCCGGTCGAAGCGTACCAACGCTGGTAACAGTGCTTCGGAACCATCCGACACTGCGGGTAACAAATCGAACGGCAAGGCGAAAGCGACCAATGCGCTTAACAACAACACCGGCTTGAATAGACGATCCGCACCACCGTCGGCCGCGACCGAAGCAACCGAAGCGACCGAAGAGTACGAAATAGCGGACGATGCCGTCTCGCTcaacggtggcggtggagATCTACTGTCCGCCAACAGTGAACCATTGGCACCGGCGCTGATCGATCCAAAGCAACGCATTCGCGTGAATGGTCGCGAAGAATTTCCCGCCGAACGGAACAATGGTACGTCGAACGGGAATGGGAATCACGGTGGGGAAAAGCAGCTAACGACTTCGGTAACGGTGGCCAACATCAAGGAGCATCGTGAACGACGAACCTCAAACGGGCGTTCTTCGGGGAATGGACCTTCGACGATCGGCAGTGGCCGCTTTTCACTGATCTATCGGCGCAGCAAGTCTTCTTCGGCCACTTCAGCGGTGGTGTCTAAAAAGGATGACAAGAAAACGAAAGCTACAATCGTTCCCGAGGGACGCAAAACGAACGCAACGGATGGAAAGAATACCATTGAAACGCCTGCCCAGCCAGCAGTAAagccagaagaaaaaacaactccaTTGGACACGCATGCGACGGAACGGGATATTAACGGCAATCCAGACGAGACCACCGCGACCGCATCAACGAACGATGGCGAAACGACGGAAGAGAGCGAACTAAGCAATCGTGCCATTTGGGCCGCACTGAAAGAACTGCGTGCCAAGAAGGAATGTTCCACGCTGCCGAAGGTGAAGAAACCGAGCTACAACAGCTTTTACGCCCGGCCAACAATACTGGGCAGTGAGCGGGAAGGGACAATACCGGCAGGAACTGTCGCACCACCACAAACGACCATCGTGAATACGATCCCGAGCCGCCGCACACCGGATGGCACAGACATCTACTATCTGTGCGATTACCACCCGAAGCGAAACCATCACGGTGAAAaag AGCTTGATGATGGCGCATATAATCCGCTGTGGACAACGAAAGGCTTTACGCAAACGTTTCACTTCTGGAAGGAGAACCGCCGCCAACAGTCGACGCCATTGAACGCCTTTCTCACATACGTCACATTGCCGTGGTGGAGTATAGCGAAAG ATCTTCTAGACCACCGGGAGCAACCGATACTAACGTTTTAA
- the LOC128719265 gene encoding spondin-1: MVPSNRERSSLRSIVFPCLLLALLVLVDISESCSKVPTVEGKTITTVKQPGDNGYRLAIRDDPKGYEPGKIYNLFIVGSRTHAKLQQFTHFTLVAHARNGGKTYIAGPRRVGRFQLFSDALTKFHDECVNTVTQADDFPKTEVQVMWVAPAAGSGCVSISAMVYESEQQWFADDGALTKVLCEHQPVPRLQRGECCACDEAKYSFTFEGIWSNETHPKDYPFAIWLTHFSDVIGASHDTNFSFWGEQHIATDGFRMLAEWGSVRLLEQELRAKGSRLRTLIKAAGLWYPRVNANTTSNFRVDRKHHKISLASMFGPSPDWVVGVSGLDLCRSDCTWTEALDVDLYPWDSGTDSGISYMSANAETQPRERMHRITTLYPEDPRAPFYNPQSTEMTPLARLYLRRDRVITRSCDEQFLQAQVLELAENTEEETRPQCETTVYTDWTPCSVTCGKGIRMRTREYLQPDVAAVSRCNRQLIAKEMCVAEVAECGEETGGENAASAEDVGQLAASVDEAGEGVGVCRTTRWSEWSECSASCGIGVTMRTRTFVEHMGRKKCPHISVVEKEKCMRPDCSITDMEAPDPLCPVTAWSDWSPCSATCGKGVQIRTRLLLLVPEEHERCQNRIELNQQRPCTEKADCLYDTFTAKEICSQPPEQGVCRGRYQRYAYDSIQGTCVPFYYGGCRGNRNNFLTADDCMNTCSKPRLEIVTERTSTTADPFEALPVDCVLSDWSEWSPCSVTCGTGRSERVRSIVTHPRNGGQLCPPRIVKRRKCTGPPCN, encoded by the exons ATGGTTCCCTCCAACCGGGAACGATCGTCTCTGCGGTCGATCGTTTTCCCTTGCCTCTTGCTAGCGTTACTGGTGCTTGTGGACATTTCCGAAAGCTGCAGCAAGGTGCCGACCGTCGAAGGCAAAACCATCACCACGGTAAAACAACCGGGTGACAATGGTTACCGTCTCGCCATCCGGGACGATCCGAAAGGATACGAACCGGGAAAGATTTACAACC TATTTATTGTCGGATCGCGAACGCACGCCAAACTGCAGCAATTCACTCACTTCACGCTGGTTGCCCATGCACGCAATGGCGGCAAGACGTACATCGCCGGTCCACGACGGGTCGGCCGGTTCCAGCTGTTCAGTGATGCGCTGACAAAGTTCCACGACGAATGCGTCAACACGGTAACGCAGGCGGACGACTTCCCGAAGACCGAGGTGCAGGTGATGTGGGTTGCCCCGGCGGCAGGATCCGGGTGCGTCAGCATCTCCGCCATGGTGTACGAAAGCGAACAGCAGTGGTTTGCCGACGACGGTGCACTGACGAAGGTGCTGTGCGAACACCAACCGGTACCACGCCTACAGCGAGGGGAATGTTGTGCCTGCGACGAAGCAAAGTACAGT TTTACCTTCGAAGGCATCTGGTCGAACGAGACGCATCCGAAGGATTATCCGTTCGCGATCTGGTTGACACACTTTTCGGACGTGATCGGTGCATCGCACGATACGAACTTTTCCTTCTGGGGCGAGCAACACATTGCGACCGATGGGTTCCGCATGCTGGCCGAGTGGGGCTCGGTACGCCTGCTGGAACAGGAGCTGCGGGCGAAAGGATCGCGTCTCCGCACGCTCATCAAGGCGGCCGGGTTGTGGTATCCGCGCGTGAACGCTAACACTACCTCGAATTTCCGTGTCGACCGGAAGCATCACAAGATTTCGCTCGCCTCCATGTTCGGCCCTTCGCCCGACTGGGTCGTCGGTGTGAGCGGGTTGGATCTCTGCCGGTCCGATTGTACCTGGACCGAGGCGCTCGATGTCGATCTGTATCCCTGGGACTCGGGTACGGACAGTGGCATCAGCTACATGTCGGCGAATGCGGAAACACAACCGCGCGAACGCATGCACCGCATCACCACGCTCTACCCGGAGGATCCCCGAGCGCCGTTCTACAATCCACAGTCGACGGAGATGACGCCACTAGCGCGACTCTATCTGCGCCGGGATCGCGTGATTACCCGCAGCTGTGACGAGCAGTTCCTGCAAGCGCAGGTATTGGAGCTGGCGGAGAACACTGAGGAAGAAACGCGCCCCCAATGTGAGACCACCGTCTACACCGACTGGACACCATGTTCCGTGACGTGCGGTAAGGGTATACGGATGCGCACCCGCGAATACCTGCAGCCGGATGTAGCGGCCGTTTCCCGCTGCAACAGACAGTTGATCGCGAAGGAGATGTGTGTCGCCGAGGTGGCAGAGTGTGGTGAGGAGACCGGCGGTGAGAATGCAGCTAGCGCGGAAGACGTTGGACAGTTGGCTGCCAGCGTGGACGAGGCGGGCGAAGGTGTCGGTGTTTGTCGGACGACGCGCTGGAGCGAATGGTCGGAGTGTTCGGCTAGCTGTGGCATCGGTGTGACGATGCGCACGCGCACATTTGTTGAGCATATGGGCCGCAAAAAGTGTCCCCACATCAGTGTCG tggaaaaagaaaagtgtaTGCGCCCGGACTGTTCCATCACCGACATGGAAGCGCCGGATCCACTCTGTCCGGTAACCGCCTGGAGCGATTGGAGTCCATGCAGTGCGACGTGCGGCAAGGGTGTACAGATTCGTACCCGTCTGTTACTGCTGGTGCCGGAAGAACATGAACGCTGCCAGAATCGCATCGAGCTAAACCAACAGCGCCCATGCACGGAAAAAGCGGACTGTCTGTACGACACGTTCACCGCCAAGGAGATCTGCTCACAGCCCCCAGAACAGGGCGTATGCCGTGGTCGATATCAGCGCTATGCGTACGACTCCATCCAAGGTACCTGCGTACCGTTCTACTACGGCGGATGTCGAGGCAACAGGAACAATTTCCTCACGGCGGATGACTGCATGAACACGTGCAGCAAGCCACGGTTGGAGATTGTTACCGAGCGCACCAGCACTACAGCGGATCCGTTCGAGGCACTCCCGGTCGACTGTGTACTATCCGACTGGTCGGAATGGTCACCCTGCTCGGTTACATGCGGTACGGGCCGTTCGGAGCGTGTTCGTTCGATTGTAACGCATCCACGCAATGGTGGACAGCTTTGCCCACCGCGTATCGTAAAGCGCCGTAAATGTACCGGGCCACCGTGTAATTGA
- the LOC128710337 gene encoding cholinephosphotransferase 1 — MYFYKQKLLHAAQLKKLFEHKYSCTNVSLMDPFLQPWWCWLVSKVPLWLAPNLITTVGLLINIATTLILIYFSPTGREEPPRWASALCGFGLFIYQSLDAIDGKQARRTNSSSPLGELFDHGCDSISTVFVALSACISVQLGFYPRWMFFQCFCAMTLFYCAHWQTYVSGTLRFGRIDVTEAQCTIIGIHMISAVFGPSIWMTKLPLMGGIDVKTIPLYFAVFVFGLLAYQNSAVIFTGGVGKNGSTVAGTSVLSPIIPFLFVVVPAYVISQKSTDQIYENHPALYIMAFGMITAKVTNRLVVAHMTKSEMEYLDWGLIGPLCLFLNQYFNSFLPEYYVLWFCLLWCTIDLIRYCGQVCLEICDYLKIELFRIPYPPKPVMTSQGTNPPQHHHQHHHNHHSHDNKNGTHSLANNNQQHQQQSVTSSQQQSANRKQTRASSRKQNSAQHQ, encoded by the exons ATGTATTTCTACAAGCAAAAGCTGCTGCATGCGGCGCAGCTAAAGAAGCTCTTTGAACACAAATATTCCTGCACCAATGTCAGCTTAATGGATCCGTTCCTGCAGCCCTGGTGGTGCTGGCTCGTATCGAAGGTGCCACTCTGGTTAGCACCAAATCTCATCACGACCGTAGGCCTGCTGATCAACATCGCCACTACGCTGATTCTGATCTA CTTCAGCCCAACCGGTCGAGAGGAACCACCGAGATGGGCTTCCGCGCTTTGTGGTTTCGGACTGTTCATCTACCAAAGCCTGGATGCGATCGATGGCAAGCAGGCGCGCAGAACTAACTCATCCTCGCCGCTTGGTGAGCTGTTCGATCACGGCTGTGACTCCATATCGACTGTTTTCGTCGCCCTATCGGCGTGTATCTCCGTCCAGCTTGGCTTCTACCCGCGGTGGATGTTTTTCCAGTGCTTCTGCGCCATGACGCTGTTTTACTGTGCCCATTGGCAAACGTACGTCTCTGGCACGTTGCGTTTCGGGCGCATCGACGTTACCGAAGCACAGTGCACGATCATCGGCATTCACATGATATCGGCTGTGTTCGGTCCATCGATCTGGATGACGAAG ctaCCGTTGATGGGGGGCATCGACGTTAAGACGATCCCGCTCTACTTTGCCGTGTTTGTGTTCGGGCTGCTCGCGTATCAGAACTCGGCCGTTATCTTTACCGGTGGCGTGGGCAAGAATGGATCAACTGTCGCT GGCACGAGCGTGCTGTCACCGATCATCCCGTTCTTGTTCGTCGTGGTACCAGCGTACGTGATCTCGCAGAAGTCAACTGATCAGATATACGAAAATCATCCCGCTCTGTACATAATGGCGTTCGGGATGATTACGGCCAAGGTGACGAACCGGCTGGTG GTCGCCCACATGACGAAGAGCGAAATGGAATACCTGGATTGGGGACTAATCGGCCCACTGTGTCTGTTTCTCAATCAGTACTTCAACAGCTTTCTACCGGAATACTACGTGCTGTGGTTCTGTTTGCTCTGGTGCACTATCGATCTGATACGATACTGTGGTCAA GTGTGCCTAGAAATTTGTGACTACTTGAAGATCGAACTCTTCCGCATACCCTACCCACCAAAGCCCGTTATGACATCACAAGGTACGAACCCTCCacagcatcaccaccaacatcaCCACAACCATCACAGTCACGATAACAAGAACGGTACGCATAGTTTAGCCAATAAcaaccagcaacatcagcagcagtcaGTGACGTCCTCGCAGCAGCAATCGGCCAACAGAAAGCAAACGCGTGCCAGCAGTAGAAAGCAAAATTCCGCACAGCACCAGTGA
- the LOC128706963 gene encoding protein farnesyltransferase/geranylgeranyltransferase type-1 subunit alpha, giving the protein MADGNSSDEDFSDDWVLYSRRPEWSDLEPLPQDDGENPVVMIQYSERFNDVFGYLRAIISRQEKSQRALELTKDAAKLNAANYTVWQYRRDILKALNADLYEELSYIGRVIADNPKNYQVWHHRRVIVEWLDDPSSELALTENILDMDAKNYHAWQHRQWVIKNYNLFDDELHYVDRLISEDMRNNSAWNERFFVLKHGGFTPEVLEREVNYVITRVGLIKNNESPWNFLRGLLQQGTGKLAQFPSVIEFCEALYNDGIRSPYLLAFLVDLYEEQYFDVIESGGNDAEAELYHQKVQDLCESMANQHDKIRSKYWRYIAENFRRKASERTTAGSGRNGV; this is encoded by the exons ATGGCAGACGGTAACAGTTCAGATGAAGACTTTTCCGACGATTGGGTATTGTACTCGCGCCGGCCGGAATGGTCCGATCTCGAACCGTTGCCACAGGACGATGGCGAGAATCCGGTCGTGATGATTCAGTACAGTGAGCGCT ttaacGATGTGTTTGGATATCTGCGAGCGATCATTTCCCGACAGGAGAAATCGCAGCGTGCCCTGGAGCTGACGAAGGACGCAGCCAAGCTTAATGCAGCCAACTATACCGTATGGCAGTACCGTAGAGACATACTGAAAGCGCTCAATGCCGATCTGTACGAGGAGTTGTCGTACATTGGGCGAGTTATTGCGGACAATCCGAAAAATTACCAAGTTTGGCATCATCGTCGTGTAATCGTGGAATGGTTAGATGATCCGTCAAGCGAGCTGGCGCTGACCGAAAACATTCTAGACATGGATGCGAAGAACTATCATGCATGGCAGCATCGGCAGTGGGTCATAAAAAATTACAA TCTGTTCGACGATGAGCTGCATTACGTGGACCGGTTAATATCGGAGGATATGCGCAATAATTCCGCCTGGAACGAACGGTTTTTCGTACTTAAACATGGCGGCTTTACACCGGAAGTGCTGGAGCGCGAGGTCAACTACGTTATCACGCGTGTGGGTCTCATCAAGAATAACGAGAGCCCGTGGAATTTTCTACGCGGGCTGTTACAGCAAGGCACCGGGAAGCTAGCTCAGTTCCCAAGCGTGATCGAATTTTGTGAGGCACTCTACAACGACGGCATCCGGTCACCGTATCTGCTGGCGTTCTTGGTGGATCTGTACGAGGAGCAATACTTTGATGTGATCGAGTCGGGTGGAAATGATGCTGAAGCCGAACTGTACCATCAGAAGGTGCAGGATTTGTGCGAGTCGATGGCCAACCAGCACGACAAGATACGCAGCAAGTACTGGCGATACATTGCCGAGAACTTCCGGCGGAAAGCGTCCGAACGGACAACGGCAGGCAGCGGAAGAAATGGCGTTTAA